A single window of Streptomyces sp. NBC_00464 DNA harbors:
- the lpdA gene encoding dihydrolipoyl dehydrogenase — protein sequence MANDASTVFDLVILGGGSGGYAAALRGAQLGLDVALIEKGKVGGTCLHNGCIPTKALLHAGEIADQAREADQFGVKATFEGIDMAAVHKYKDDVISGLYKGLQGLIASRKVHYIEGEGRLSSPTSVDVNGQRIQGRHVLLATGSVPKSLPGLEIDGNRVISSDHALKLDRVPKSAIVLGGGVIGVEFASAWKSFGTDVTIVEGLKHLVPVEDENSSKLLERAFRKRGIKFNLGTFFQGVEYTQDGVRVTLADGKTFEAELLLVAIGRGPVSQGLGYEEAGVAMDRGYVLVDEYMQTNVPTISAVGDLAPTLQLAHVGFAEGILVAERLAGMKTVPIDYDGVPKVTYCHPEVASVGITEAKAKELYGADKVVALKYNLAGNGKSKILKTAGEIKLVQVKDGAVVGVHMVGDRMGEQVGEAQLIYNWEALPAEVAQLIHAHPTQNEAMGEAHLALAGKPLHSHD from the coding sequence GTGGCGAACGACGCCAGCACCGTTTTCGACCTAGTGATCCTCGGCGGTGGTAGCGGCGGTTATGCCGCGGCCCTGCGCGGAGCGCAGCTGGGCCTGGACGTCGCTCTGATCGAGAAGGGCAAGGTCGGCGGCACCTGCCTGCACAACGGCTGTATCCCCACGAAGGCCCTGCTGCACGCCGGCGAGATCGCGGACCAGGCGCGCGAGGCCGACCAGTTCGGTGTCAAGGCCACCTTCGAGGGCATCGACATGGCGGCCGTCCACAAGTACAAGGACGACGTGATCTCGGGCCTGTACAAGGGCCTGCAGGGTCTCATCGCCTCCCGCAAGGTGCACTACATCGAGGGTGAGGGGCGGCTCTCCTCCCCCACCTCGGTGGATGTGAACGGCCAGCGCATCCAGGGCCGCCACGTGCTCCTGGCGACCGGCTCCGTGCCGAAGTCGCTCCCGGGCCTGGAGATCGACGGCAACCGCGTCATCTCCTCGGACCACGCACTGAAGCTGGACCGGGTCCCGAAGTCCGCGATCGTGCTGGGCGGCGGCGTCATCGGCGTCGAGTTCGCCTCGGCGTGGAAGTCCTTCGGCACCGACGTCACCATCGTCGAGGGCCTGAAGCACCTGGTCCCGGTCGAGGACGAGAACAGCTCGAAGCTTCTTGAGCGCGCGTTCCGCAAGCGCGGCATCAAGTTCAACCTCGGTACGTTCTTCCAGGGTGTCGAGTACACCCAGGACGGCGTCCGGGTGACCCTCGCCGACGGCAAGACCTTCGAGGCGGAGCTGCTGCTCGTCGCGATCGGCCGCGGCCCGGTCTCGCAGGGCCTCGGTTACGAGGAGGCGGGCGTCGCGATGGACCGCGGCTACGTCCTCGTCGACGAGTACATGCAGACGAACGTTCCGACGATCTCGGCCGTGGGCGACCTGGCCCCGACGCTTCAGCTGGCGCACGTCGGCTTCGCCGAGGGCATCCTCGTGGCGGAGCGTCTGGCCGGCATGAAGACCGTCCCGATCGACTACGACGGTGTCCCGAAGGTGACGTACTGCCACCCCGAGGTCGCCTCCGTGGGCATCACCGAGGCCAAGGCCAAGGAGCTCTACGGCGCGGACAAGGTCGTCGCGCTGAAGTACAACCTCGCGGGCAACGGCAAGAGCAAGATCCTCAAGACCGCGGGCGAGATCAAGCTCGTCCAGGTCAAGGACGGTGCCGTGGTCGGCGTCCACATGGTGGGTGACCGTATGGGCGAGCAGGTCGGCGAAGCCCAGCTGATCTACAACTGGGAGGCGCTGCCGGCCGAGGTCGCGCAGCTCATCCACGCCCACCCGACGCAGAACGAGGCGATGGGCGAGGCCCACCTGGCCCTCGCCGGCAAGCCCCTGCACTCCCACGACTGA